The following are from one region of the Georgenia sp. M64 genome:
- a CDS encoding HAMP domain-containing sensor histidine kinase yields the protein MNRLSVRLLLSHALVAAIGGLTTYLLVRYLAPQMYDRDVRMMGGAGGPGGPGGGPGVGGAGLREIAVSAMNSAVLVGVLAGIVTAVLAGAYSSSRVMRPLRAVSAATHTLAQGRYDRPVAVPREAELAAVAEDVNALGERLAETEARRVRLLGEVAHEMRTPLTVLDGYVEGMVDGVFEPGPEVLTELGAEVRRLRRLADDLSALSRAEEGRLELRAAEVDLAGLAVRAAERLRTQLDDAGVRLEVPAPTGPLPVTADADRLAQVVTNLVGNALAATPAGGLVEVTSRRAGGEAVVSVRDTGTGLAAGDLERVFERFYRVPGADARAGRHTGSGIGLTIARGIARAHGGDVIASSGGPGRGSTFELRVPLSG from the coding sequence GTGAACCGGCTCTCGGTCCGGCTCCTCCTGAGCCATGCGCTCGTCGCCGCGATCGGCGGGCTCACCACCTACCTGCTGGTGCGGTACCTCGCCCCGCAGATGTACGACCGCGACGTGCGCATGATGGGCGGAGCGGGCGGGCCCGGCGGGCCGGGGGGCGGACCGGGCGTCGGCGGGGCAGGGCTGCGGGAGATCGCCGTCTCGGCGATGAACAGCGCCGTCCTCGTCGGGGTGCTCGCCGGGATCGTCACGGCCGTCCTGGCCGGCGCGTACTCCTCGAGCCGGGTGATGCGGCCGCTGCGTGCGGTGAGCGCGGCGACGCACACCCTCGCCCAGGGCCGCTACGACCGCCCGGTGGCCGTCCCGCGCGAGGCCGAGCTCGCCGCCGTCGCCGAGGACGTCAACGCCCTCGGCGAGCGGCTGGCCGAGACCGAGGCGCGCCGGGTGCGGCTGCTCGGCGAGGTCGCCCACGAGATGCGCACCCCGCTGACCGTGCTCGACGGGTACGTCGAGGGCATGGTCGACGGCGTCTTCGAGCCGGGTCCGGAGGTGCTCACCGAGCTCGGTGCCGAGGTGCGTCGCCTGCGCCGTCTCGCCGACGACCTCAGCGCCCTGTCCCGGGCGGAGGAGGGACGGCTGGAGCTCCGGGCGGCGGAGGTGGACCTGGCCGGGCTCGCCGTGCGTGCGGCCGAGCGGCTGCGCACCCAGCTCGACGACGCCGGGGTGCGCCTCGAGGTGCCCGCACCCACCGGTCCTCTGCCGGTGACCGCCGACGCCGACCGACTCGCCCAGGTCGTCACGAACCTCGTGGGCAACGCCCTCGCCGCGACCCCCGCCGGCGGGCTGGTCGAGGTGACCTCCCGGCGGGCGGGGGGCGAGGCCGTCGTCAGCGTGCGCGACACCGGCACCGGGCTCGCTGCCGGCGACCTCGAGCGGGTCTTCGAGCGCTTCTACCGGGTGCCCGGCGCGGACGCCCGTGCGGGCCGGCACACCGGCTCGGGCATCGGCCTGACCATCGCCCGTGGCATCGCCCGCGCCCACGGGGGCGACGTCATCGCGTCGTCCGGTGGTCCCGGACGAGGGTCCACGTTCGAGCTGCGGGTGCCGCTGAGCGGGTAG
- a CDS encoding rhodanese-like domain-containing protein: MTTPPPSSPGLLARLKGLLGGGGDGGRLPSTVDAARALELVRDGASLLDVRERQEWKSGHAPQAVHVPLAEVGEKAPRRLAKDKPVVVVCASGARSRSGAKQLRGLGFDATSLSGGMAAWQRAGGTVR, translated from the coding sequence ATGACCACTCCTCCTCCTTCCTCCCCCGGCCTCCTCGCACGCCTCAAGGGCCTCCTCGGCGGAGGCGGCGACGGCGGCCGGCTCCCCTCCACCGTCGACGCCGCCCGCGCCCTGGAGCTCGTCCGTGACGGCGCCTCCCTCCTCGACGTCCGCGAGCGCCAGGAGTGGAAGAGCGGCCATGCGCCGCAGGCGGTCCACGTGCCCCTCGCCGAGGTCGGCGAGAAGGCCCCACGGCGCCTGGCCAAGGACAAGCCGGTCGTGGTTGTCTGCGCCTCCGGCGCACGGTCACGCTCGGGCGCCAAGCAGCTGCGCGGCCTCGGGTTCGACGCCACGAGCCTCAGCGGCGGCATGGCGGCGTGGCAGCGCGCCGGCGGGACGGTCCGCTGA
- a CDS encoding DUF302 domain-containing protein: protein MSYGITVTTAMPFDEAVAAVREALGAQGFGILTEIDMAATLKKKIDADIPPQVILGACNPPLAHRALQAEESVGLLLPCNVVVRGSGGATVVEALDPQIMVGVTGNDDLAAVADDAATRLRAALGTLG, encoded by the coding sequence ATGAGCTACGGCATCACCGTGACCACCGCCATGCCGTTCGACGAGGCGGTCGCCGCCGTCCGGGAGGCCCTCGGGGCCCAGGGCTTCGGCATCCTCACCGAGATCGACATGGCCGCCACCCTCAAGAAGAAGATCGACGCGGACATCCCGCCCCAGGTCATCCTCGGGGCGTGCAACCCGCCGCTCGCCCACCGGGCGCTCCAGGCCGAGGAGTCCGTCGGGCTGCTCCTGCCGTGCAACGTCGTCGTGCGTGGGAGCGGCGGGGCGACGGTCGTCGAGGCGCTCGACCCGCAGATCATGGTGGGCGTCACCGGCAACGACGACCTCGCCGCGGTGGCGGACGACGCCGCGACCCGGCTCCGGGCCGCGCTGGGCACCCTGGGATGA
- a CDS encoding metallophosphoesterase, translating into MFTLRRYDVPVLAPGEQPLRVLHLSDLHLTPVQRDKVAWVHDLARLEPDLVVTTGDNLAHHDALGPLLEAYAPLMDRPGVFVLGSNDYVAPRPKNPARYLLPDARTAHEDPEELPWREMTAAFRRAGWRDLTNTRVTLELGGRTVSFVGVDDPHLDRDAFPAPGPGADLHLGVTHAPYTRVLDAMAGDGCDLVLAGHTHGGQLCVPFYGALVTNSDLERGRASGLHGWPGPRPDAPGGAGSTWLHVSAGLGTSPYAPFRFACRPEASLLTLLPR; encoded by the coding sequence ATGTTCACGCTGCGCCGCTACGACGTGCCCGTCCTGGCCCCGGGTGAGCAGCCGCTGAGGGTCCTGCACCTGTCGGACCTGCACCTGACCCCGGTCCAGCGCGACAAGGTCGCCTGGGTGCACGACCTCGCCCGGCTCGAGCCGGACCTCGTCGTCACCACCGGGGACAACCTCGCCCACCACGATGCCCTCGGTCCCCTCCTCGAGGCCTACGCCCCGCTCATGGACCGTCCGGGGGTCTTCGTGCTCGGCTCGAACGACTACGTCGCCCCCCGGCCGAAGAACCCCGCCCGCTACCTCCTGCCCGACGCGCGCACCGCGCACGAGGACCCCGAGGAGCTGCCGTGGCGGGAGATGACCGCCGCCTTCCGCCGCGCCGGGTGGCGCGACCTCACCAACACCCGCGTGACGCTCGAGCTCGGTGGCCGGACGGTCTCCTTCGTCGGGGTGGACGACCCGCACCTGGACCGCGACGCGTTCCCCGCGCCCGGCCCCGGGGCGGACCTGCACCTCGGCGTCACCCACGCCCCGTACACCCGGGTGCTGGACGCCATGGCCGGTGACGGCTGCGACCTCGTCCTCGCCGGGCACACCCACGGCGGCCAGCTGTGCGTGCCGTTCTACGGGGCGCTGGTGACCAACTCCGACCTGGAACGGGGCCGGGCCTCGGGTCTGCACGGCTGGCCGGGCCCGCGCCCGGACGCGCCCGGCGGTGCCGGGTCGACCTGGCTGCACGTCTCGGCGGGCCTGGGGACCAGCCCGTACGCGCCGTTCCGCTTCGCGTGCCGGCCCGAGGCGAGCCTGCTCACCCTCCTCCCGCGCTGA
- a CDS encoding class I SAM-dependent methyltransferase: MPTEGVAAWDARYAAADLVWSAEPSRWAVEVLGDLPPGVALDLGTGEGRHAVWLARRGWRVTAVDFSGEAIRKARALQRAHLPGAPIDWRQADVLADPPPRVAFDAVLLMYLHLPRAQHRTLLRGAAQALAPGGTLLLAGHDLANLTAGRGGPQDPEVLFTAEDLVADLEGLEGLEGLDVVRAERAERAVGDAVALDTVLHVVRRA, encoded by the coding sequence ATGCCCACCGAGGGCGTCGCGGCCTGGGACGCGCGGTACGCCGCCGCGGACCTGGTCTGGTCGGCCGAGCCGAGCCGCTGGGCGGTCGAGGTCCTCGGCGACCTGCCGCCCGGCGTCGCTCTCGACCTCGGCACCGGCGAGGGCAGGCACGCCGTCTGGCTCGCGCGCCGCGGCTGGCGCGTCACGGCGGTCGACTTCTCCGGCGAGGCGATCCGCAAGGCCCGTGCGCTCCAGCGGGCCCACCTGCCCGGCGCGCCCATCGACTGGCGCCAGGCGGACGTCCTCGCCGACCCGCCGCCGCGGGTCGCCTTCGACGCGGTGCTGCTGATGTACCTCCACCTGCCGCGGGCGCAGCACCGGACCCTGCTGCGCGGCGCCGCCCAGGCCCTCGCGCCGGGCGGCACGCTCCTCCTCGCGGGGCACGACCTGGCGAACCTCACCGCCGGGCGGGGCGGCCCGCAGGACCCAGAGGTGCTCTTCACCGCCGAGGACCTCGTCGCCGACCTCGAGGGCCTCGAGGGCCTCGAGGGGCTCGACGTCGTCCGGGCCGAGCGGGCCGAGCGAGCCGTGGGCGACGCCGTCGCCCTGGACACCGTCCTGCACGTGGTCCGGCGGGCCTGA
- a CDS encoding response regulator transcription factor, producing the protein MGRQVLVVDDEPGIRRVLRGYLEGEGLEVAEAATGEEAVARVRRTGPDLVLLDVMLPDVDGIEVLRRIRTFSDVYVVLVTARAEETDKLVGLAIGADDYVTKPFSPREVVARVKAVLRRGRGGAEEGARLVLDGLVVDPVAHEVHVDDRAVSLSALEFDLLAALAGSPGRVFSRRQLLERVWGYDFYGDERVVDVHVRSLRKELGDDATSPRIIGTVRGVGYKLLLEPT; encoded by the coding sequence ATGGGCAGGCAGGTGCTCGTCGTCGACGACGAGCCGGGTATCCGGCGGGTCCTGCGGGGCTACCTCGAGGGCGAGGGCCTGGAGGTGGCCGAGGCTGCCACCGGTGAGGAGGCGGTCGCCCGCGTGCGCCGTACCGGGCCCGACCTGGTCCTGCTCGACGTCATGCTGCCCGACGTGGACGGCATCGAGGTCCTCCGGCGGATCCGCACCTTCTCCGACGTCTATGTCGTCCTCGTCACCGCCCGCGCCGAGGAGACGGACAAGCTCGTCGGCCTCGCGATCGGGGCGGACGACTACGTGACCAAGCCCTTCAGCCCCCGGGAGGTCGTCGCGCGGGTCAAGGCGGTGCTCCGCCGGGGTCGTGGCGGTGCCGAGGAGGGGGCCCGGCTCGTGCTGGACGGCCTCGTCGTGGACCCCGTTGCGCACGAGGTCCACGTCGACGACCGGGCCGTGAGCCTCTCGGCCCTCGAGTTCGACCTCCTCGCCGCGCTCGCCGGCTCCCCGGGCCGCGTCTTCTCCCGCCGCCAGCTCCTCGAGCGCGTCTGGGGCTACGACTTCTACGGCGACGAGCGGGTCGTCGACGTCCACGTCCGGAGCCTGCGCAAGGAGCTCGGCGACGACGCCACCTCGCCGCGCATCATCGGCACCGTGCGCGGGGTGGGGTACAAGCTCCTCCTGGAGCCGACGTGA
- a CDS encoding DsrE/DsrF/DrsH-like family protein — protein MTTTPVTAPAIVPNFDDEETDRKLAIICSKGNLDMAYPGLILGNAALGEGIETHFFFTFWGFDMIMKSRMNDLTFSPVANTAMHLPIRDMKLPQALAPAPGISRMTTKMMKKQMDDLGIPTVPDFLDQIVAAGGHLWACQLSADMNKLDASDFRDDIEGIITAADFIEMTGGAQLLFI, from the coding sequence ATGACCACCACACCTGTCACCGCACCGGCGATCGTCCCGAACTTCGACGACGAGGAGACCGACCGGAAGCTTGCGATCATCTGCTCCAAGGGCAACCTCGACATGGCCTACCCGGGGCTCATCCTCGGCAACGCCGCCCTCGGTGAGGGCATCGAGACGCACTTCTTCTTCACCTTCTGGGGCTTCGACATGATCATGAAGTCCCGGATGAACGACCTGACGTTCTCCCCGGTCGCCAACACCGCCATGCACCTGCCCATCCGGGACATGAAGCTGCCGCAGGCCCTCGCGCCGGCGCCCGGCATCAGCCGCATGACGACGAAGATGATGAAGAAGCAGATGGACGACCTCGGCATCCCCACGGTGCCGGACTTCCTCGACCAGATCGTCGCCGCCGGGGGTCACCTCTGGGCGTGCCAGCTCTCGGCCGACATGAACAAGCTCGACGCCTCGGACTTCCGGGACGACATCGAGGGGATCATCACCGCCGCGGACTTCATCGAGATGACGGGCGGCGCCCAGCTGCTGTTCATCTGA
- the trxA gene encoding thioredoxin has protein sequence MSTVNLTAESFEKTVLDGGIVLVDFWAAWCGPCRMFAPVFEKASEEHPDIVFGKVDTEAEQMLAAQASITSIPTLMAFRDGILVFSQAGALPGPALEQLIDAVEGLDMDDVRAQIAAQQSAPVS, from the coding sequence ATGTCCACCGTCAACCTGACCGCCGAGAGCTTCGAGAAGACCGTCCTGGACGGGGGAATCGTCCTCGTCGACTTCTGGGCAGCCTGGTGCGGCCCGTGCCGCATGTTCGCGCCCGTCTTCGAGAAGGCGTCCGAGGAGCACCCCGACATCGTCTTCGGCAAGGTCGACACCGAGGCCGAGCAGATGCTCGCCGCCCAGGCGTCGATCACCTCCATCCCCACCCTCATGGCCTTCCGTGACGGCATCCTCGTCTTCTCCCAGGCAGGCGCGCTTCCCGGCCCGGCGCTGGAGCAGCTCATCGACGCGGTCGAGGGTCTGGACATGGACGACGTGCGCGCGCAGATCGCGGCGCAGCAGAGCGCCCCGGTCTCCTGA
- a CDS encoding metal-sensitive transcriptional regulator: MELDPTEMGKVINRLKRAQGQLAGVLRMLEEGRDCEDVVTQLSAVSRALDRAGFAIIATSMRQCLVDSDGEETVDVQKLEKLFLSLA; encoded by the coding sequence ATGGAGCTCGATCCCACCGAGATGGGCAAGGTCATCAACCGCCTCAAGCGCGCGCAGGGCCAGCTCGCGGGCGTGCTGCGCATGCTCGAGGAGGGGCGCGACTGCGAGGACGTCGTGACCCAGCTCTCCGCGGTCTCCCGCGCGTTGGACCGTGCGGGCTTCGCCATCATCGCGACGAGCATGCGGCAGTGCCTCGTGGACTCCGACGGTGAGGAGACCGTGGACGTCCAGAAGCTCGAGAAGCTCTTCCTCTCGCTCGCCTGA
- a CDS encoding NUDIX domain-containing protein — MPVPPFVAHLRSHIGHDLLWLPGVTGVVLDDDDRLLLGRRADNGLWALVSGILEPGEEPAVGLVREVEEETGVVAEVVALAHLSSTHRVTYPNGDESQYLDLTFLCRYVDGEARVGDDESTEVGWFPLGALPDDVTATSRERLARTLAFREDPARGPFFAR; from the coding sequence GTGCCCGTCCCGCCCTTCGTCGCCCACCTCCGCTCCCACATCGGTCACGACCTCCTGTGGCTGCCCGGGGTGACGGGCGTCGTCCTGGACGACGACGACCGGCTCCTGCTCGGCCGTCGCGCCGACAACGGGCTGTGGGCCCTCGTCTCGGGCATCCTCGAGCCCGGCGAGGAGCCCGCCGTGGGCCTCGTGCGCGAGGTGGAGGAGGAGACCGGCGTCGTCGCCGAGGTGGTCGCGCTGGCCCACCTGTCCTCGACCCATCGCGTGACCTACCCCAACGGGGACGAGTCGCAGTACCTGGACCTGACGTTCCTGTGCCGCTACGTCGACGGCGAGGCTCGCGTGGGCGACGACGAGTCCACCGAGGTGGGCTGGTTCCCGCTCGGGGCGCTTCCCGACGACGTCACCGCGACCTCCCGCGAGCGACTGGCGCGCACCCTGGCGTTCCGCGAGGACCCCGCTCGCGGGCCGTTCTTCGCCCGCTGA
- a CDS encoding TusE/DsrC/DsvC family sulfur relay protein, translating to MPVIEISGKPVHVNDEGFLTEYDEWDEDIARTLAQQIGIDMTDQHWKVVHFLRDDFKAQGETATTRRINTVGGIPVKEQFALFPKKPGRKMSYIAGLPKPHGCV from the coding sequence ATGCCCGTCATCGAGATCTCCGGTAAGCCCGTCCACGTCAACGACGAGGGCTTCCTCACCGAGTACGACGAGTGGGACGAGGACATCGCCCGCACGCTCGCCCAGCAGATCGGCATCGACATGACCGACCAGCACTGGAAGGTCGTCCACTTCCTGCGCGACGACTTCAAGGCCCAGGGCGAGACCGCCACGACCCGCCGGATCAACACCGTCGGCGGCATCCCGGTCAAGGAGCAGTTCGCCCTGTTCCCCAAGAAGCCGGGCCGCAAGATGTCCTACATCGCCGGGCTGCCCAAGCCGCACGGCTGCGTCTGA
- a CDS encoding FAD/NAD(P)-binding oxidoreductase has translation MKRLVILGGGTAGTMVAVKLRRKLKKEKWQITVVDQDLQHLYQPGLLLLPFGVYEPHELVKPRDRYLPRGVDLVMGEIDKVDPEAQRVDLADGRTLDYDYLVIATGTTPRPDQTPGMEEGEWRKSIHEFFTLEGAIALREALADFTGGRLVVHITEMPIKCPVAPLEFTFLADAFFEEKGMRDKVEIVYATPLEGAFTKPVASAHLGTMFEDRNIHMEPDFYIEHIDPETKTMVSMDEREIPFDLLVTIPLNMGADFVARSGLGDDLNYVPVDKGTLLSTKYQNIFAVGDASNIPASKAGSVAHFAVDGFTENFVDHVHGRPMTDLFDGHANCFIESGHGKGLLIDFNYDTEPLTGVYPYPKVGPLSLLKETRANHWGKLAFRHLYWNVLMRGLPMPVSTHMSMAGKETAGTNV, from the coding sequence ATGAAGCGTCTGGTCATTCTCGGCGGCGGAACCGCCGGGACGATGGTCGCGGTGAAGCTTCGCCGCAAGCTCAAGAAGGAGAAGTGGCAGATCACGGTCGTCGACCAGGACCTGCAGCACCTCTACCAGCCGGGACTGCTCCTGCTCCCGTTCGGCGTCTACGAGCCGCACGAGCTGGTCAAGCCGCGCGACAGGTACCTGCCGCGCGGGGTCGACCTCGTGATGGGGGAGATCGACAAGGTCGACCCCGAGGCGCAGCGGGTGGACCTCGCGGACGGCCGCACCCTCGACTACGACTACCTCGTCATCGCCACGGGTACGACCCCCCGGCCGGACCAGACCCCCGGCATGGAGGAGGGCGAGTGGCGCAAGAGCATCCACGAGTTCTTCACCCTCGAGGGCGCGATCGCCCTGCGGGAGGCGCTGGCCGACTTCACGGGCGGCCGCCTGGTGGTCCACATCACCGAGATGCCCATCAAGTGCCCGGTCGCCCCGCTGGAGTTCACCTTCCTCGCCGACGCCTTCTTCGAGGAGAAGGGCATGCGCGACAAGGTCGAGATCGTCTACGCCACCCCCCTCGAGGGCGCGTTCACGAAGCCGGTCGCCTCCGCCCACCTCGGCACGATGTTCGAGGACCGCAACATCCACATGGAGCCCGACTTCTACATCGAGCACATCGACCCCGAGACGAAGACCATGGTCTCGATGGACGAGCGGGAGATCCCCTTCGACCTCCTCGTGACGATCCCGCTCAACATGGGCGCCGACTTCGTGGCGCGCTCCGGCCTGGGTGACGACCTCAACTACGTCCCGGTCGACAAGGGCACCCTGCTCTCGACGAAGTACCAGAACATCTTCGCCGTCGGCGACGCCAGCAACATCCCCGCCTCGAAGGCCGGCTCGGTAGCCCACTTCGCGGTGGACGGGTTCACCGAGAACTTCGTCGACCACGTCCACGGCCGGCCCATGACCGACCTCTTCGACGGTCACGCGAACTGCTTCATCGAGTCCGGCCACGGCAAGGGCCTGCTCATCGACTTCAACTACGACACCGAGCCGCTGACCGGCGTCTACCCCTACCCCAAGGTCGGGCCCCTCAGCCTGCTGAAGGAGACCCGAGCCAACCACTGGGGCAAGCTCGCGTTCCGCCACCTGTACTGGAACGTGCTCATGCGCGGTCTGCCCATGCCCGTCTCCACCCACATGTCGATGGCCGGCAAGGAGACCGCCGGCACGAACGTCTGA